The Buttiauxella selenatireducens genome has a window encoding:
- a CDS encoding carboxypeptidase M32: MEKQNYNHLTRTFQRLSRFGHLSAIAGWDMFTNMPPNGSTARGEALAELSVLQHQILTDKKIATLLQAAVQEELNDVERANLREMTRQYQEAILLPASLVEEKSLVGTRCEHGWRTQRPANDWQGFAANLKDVVRVCREEAKLRADAKGKSRYDALLDIYEPGMSSAKLDVLFGDLRSWLPELLQKVVDKQAKESVITPAGPFATHDQRELGLETMKLLGFDFNGGRLDVSAHPFCGGVPEDVRITTRYDESDLVSALFGVIHETGHARYEQNLPREWLGQPVALARSTAIHESQSLFFEMQLGRSKEFLKLLLPKVIARFGKQPAFETSNFIAVNQRVERGFIRVDADEVSYPAHVVLRYEIERALIDGDIEVEDIPALWDEKMQHWLGLSTKDNFRNGCMQDIHWTDGAFGYFPSYTLGAMYAAQLFNAAKLALPQLEADIAEGHFSALFDWLRQNIWQHGSRFTTSELITNATGEDLNPLYFRKHLEARYL; encoded by the coding sequence ATGGAAAAGCAAAACTACAATCACCTCACCCGCACCTTCCAGCGTCTTTCCCGTTTTGGACACCTCTCAGCCATCGCTGGCTGGGATATGTTCACCAATATGCCACCTAATGGCAGCACAGCTCGCGGTGAAGCCCTGGCTGAACTCAGCGTTTTGCAACACCAAATCCTGACCGATAAAAAAATAGCCACGCTGTTACAAGCTGCAGTTCAGGAAGAACTTAACGATGTTGAACGCGCCAACCTTCGTGAAATGACCCGCCAATATCAAGAAGCCATTTTACTGCCTGCTTCACTGGTAGAAGAGAAATCGCTGGTGGGTACGCGCTGTGAGCATGGCTGGCGGACTCAACGCCCCGCCAATGACTGGCAAGGTTTCGCCGCCAATCTGAAAGACGTGGTTCGCGTTTGCCGTGAAGAGGCAAAACTTCGCGCCGATGCCAAAGGAAAATCCCGCTACGACGCACTGTTAGATATTTACGAGCCGGGCATGAGCAGCGCCAAACTCGATGTGTTATTCGGTGATTTACGCAGTTGGTTGCCTGAATTACTGCAAAAAGTGGTCGATAAGCAGGCGAAAGAATCTGTCATAACACCGGCAGGCCCGTTCGCCACCCATGACCAACGCGAGCTAGGTCTGGAAACCATGAAGTTGCTGGGCTTTGACTTTAACGGCGGCAGGCTGGATGTCAGCGCTCATCCCTTCTGCGGTGGCGTTCCGGAAGATGTGCGCATTACCACGCGCTACGACGAGTCCGATTTGGTCAGTGCGTTGTTTGGCGTTATCCACGAAACAGGCCACGCACGCTATGAACAAAACCTGCCGCGTGAATGGCTCGGCCAGCCGGTCGCATTAGCGCGTTCGACGGCTATCCACGAATCCCAAAGTCTGTTCTTCGAGATGCAATTGGGTCGCAGCAAAGAGTTCCTGAAACTGCTGTTGCCGAAGGTGATCGCGCGGTTCGGCAAGCAGCCTGCATTTGAAACATCGAACTTTATTGCGGTGAACCAACGCGTTGAACGTGGGTTTATTCGCGTCGATGCCGATGAAGTGAGTTATCCGGCCCACGTCGTTTTGCGCTACGAAATTGAGCGTGCGCTGATTGATGGCGATATCGAGGTTGAGGACATCCCGGCACTTTGGGATGAGAAAATGCAGCACTGGTTGGGGCTGTCCACCAAAGACAACTTCCGCAACGGCTGTATGCAAGATATTCACTGGACGGACGGTGCGTTTGGTTACTTCCCATCGTACACGCTGGGTGCGATGTATGCCGCGCAACTGTTCAATGCCGCCAAACTCGCATTGCCACAGCTCGAAGCAGATATTGCCGAAGGTCACTTCAGCGCGTTGTTCGACTGGTTACGTCAGAATATCTGGCAGCACGGCAGCCGGTTCACCACCTCAGAACTTATCACCAACGCGACGGGTGAAGACCTTAACCCGCTCTATTTCCGCAAACATTTAGAAGCACGCTATTTGTAA
- the mdtI gene encoding multidrug/spermidine efflux SMR transporter subunit MdtI gives MPSFEWVHALWLLAAIVLEIMANIFLKHSDGFRRFGYGVLSLCAVLAAFSALSQAVKGIELSVAYALWGGFGIIATVAAGWILFGQRLNRKGWIGLVLLLTGMVLIKLA, from the coding sequence ATGCCGTCGTTTGAATGGGTGCACGCATTGTGGCTGCTGGCGGCAATCGTGCTGGAAATTATGGCTAACATTTTCCTGAAACACTCCGATGGTTTCCGCCGTTTTGGTTATGGCGTGCTGTCGCTTTGTGCGGTATTGGCGGCCTTCAGTGCGCTGTCACAGGCGGTTAAAGGTATTGAATTGTCGGTAGCTTATGCACTATGGGGCGGGTTTGGCATTATCGCAACCGTGGCGGCCGGTTGGATATTGTTTGGTCAACGGCTCAATCGTAAAGGTTGGATAGGCCTGGTGTTACTGCTCACAGGGATGGTACTCATCAAACTGGCGTAA
- the asr gene encoding acid resistance repetitive basic protein Asr yields MNKVLALVVAAAMGLSSAAFAAETTATPAPVATSSVAKAPAAKTTHHKKHKKAATEQKAQAAKKHKKEVKKTEAAKPAQVEQKAQAAKKHHKKPVAKADAAKPAAQKAQAAKKHHKKPVAKTEAAKPAAQPTA; encoded by the coding sequence ATGAATAAAGTATTAGCTCTGGTAGTTGCCGCTGCAATGGGTCTGTCCTCTGCCGCTTTCGCTGCTGAAACAACTGCAACTCCAGCACCTGTTGCAACGTCTTCCGTTGCTAAAGCTCCTGCTGCAAAAACCACTCATCATAAAAAACACAAAAAAGCAGCCACCGAGCAAAAAGCTCAAGCCGCTAAAAAACACAAAAAAGAAGTGAAGAAAACTGAAGCAGCAAAACCTGCTCAGGTTGAACAAAAAGCGCAGGCAGCTAAAAAGCACCACAAAAAACCTGTAGCTAAAGCAGATGCGGCTAAACCTGCTGCGCAAAAAGCCCAGGCTGCTAAAAAACACCACAAAAAACCTGTAGCAAAAACTGAAGCTGCAAAACCAGCCGCTCAGCCAACTGCATAA
- the bioD gene encoding dethiobiotin synthase, translated as MLTRFFITGTDTAVGKTVVSRALLQALAASGKSVVGYKPVAKGCKETPEGLRNKDALVLQSVSTVSLPYEAINPIALSEEESSVSHNCQINYSLLSDGLQNLTGLVDHVVVEGTGGWRSLMNDLRPLSEWVVQEQLPVLMVVGIQEGCINHALLTAQAIANDGLPLIGWVANRINPGLAHYAEIIDVLSKKLPGPLVGELPYLPRAEQRELANYIDLSRLSGALSIDRLRA; from the coding sequence ATGCTTACGCGTTTCTTTATAACAGGTACCGATACTGCAGTCGGGAAGACTGTGGTTTCTCGCGCCTTGTTGCAGGCGCTTGCAGCCAGTGGCAAAAGTGTTGTCGGCTATAAGCCGGTGGCCAAAGGGTGTAAAGAGACGCCAGAGGGCCTGCGCAACAAAGATGCGTTAGTTCTGCAAAGTGTTTCCACTGTTTCACTGCCTTATGAAGCCATCAACCCTATCGCGCTGAGCGAAGAAGAAAGCAGCGTTAGCCACAATTGCCAAATCAACTATTCGTTGCTGTCTGACGGGCTGCAAAATTTAACCGGCCTCGTGGATCACGTTGTGGTTGAGGGCACTGGCGGTTGGCGCAGTTTAATGAACGATCTACGTCCGTTATCCGAGTGGGTGGTGCAGGAACAATTACCGGTATTGATGGTTGTGGGTATTCAGGAAGGGTGTATTAATCACGCCTTGCTGACGGCTCAGGCCATTGCTAATGACGGCTTACCGTTGATTGGCTGGGTGGCGAACCGCATCAATCCAGGGCTTGCGCACTACGCTGAAATCATTGATGTACTCAGTAAAAAACTGCCGGGACCGCTGGTGGGTGAGCTGCCTTATTTGCCACGGGCAGAACAGCGTGAACTGGCAAACTACATCGATTTATCCCGTCTTAGCGGCGCGTTGAGTATAGACCGTCTGCGGGCGTAA
- the pptA gene encoding tautomerase PptA: MPHITVKHFPRELTDEQKEALATDICAVLKKHFNSTDESLSVALTPIQKDRWKEDVYDKEIAPALDTLAKKPGYTL; encoded by the coding sequence GTGCCGCATATCACTGTAAAACACTTTCCGCGTGAACTGACTGACGAGCAAAAAGAAGCGCTGGCCACTGACATTTGTGCCGTACTCAAGAAGCATTTCAATTCAACAGATGAATCATTATCTGTCGCGTTAACCCCTATCCAGAAAGACCGTTGGAAAGAGGATGTTTACGATAAAGAGATCGCTCCGGCTCTTGATACGCTTGCCAAAAAACCGGGTTATACCCTGTAA
- the mlc gene encoding sugar metabolism global transcriptional regulator Mlc encodes MVADSQPGHIDQIKQTNAGVVYRLIDTHGPVSRIDLSRLAQLAPASITKIVREMIEAHLVQETEIQDPGSRGRPAVGLMLETEAWHYLSVRISRGEISLGLHDLSSKLIVEDAVSLSVEDTQPLIERIIAQIDQFFIRHQQKLERLTAIAITMPGIIDTKRGIVHRMPFYDVCDMPLGEILENYTGVPVYVQHDISAWTMAEGLFGASKGARDVIQVVIDDNVGAGVITDGRLLHAGSSSLVEIGHTQVDPYGKRCYCGNNGCLETIASIDSVLELAQLRMSQSMGSMLHEQPLTVESLCDAALNGDLLAKDIILGVGTNVGRILAIMVNLFHPQKILIGSPLNRAAEILHPAITDCIRQQSLPAYSEHMIVESTQYNHRGTMAGAALVKDAMYNGSLLIRLLQG; translated from the coding sequence GTGGTTGCTGATAGCCAACCGGGCCATATCGATCAGATCAAGCAAACCAATGCGGGCGTTGTTTATCGTCTGATTGATACCCATGGACCGGTGTCGCGAATCGATCTTTCTCGTCTGGCGCAACTCGCTCCTGCCAGCATCACGAAAATTGTTCGTGAAATGATTGAAGCCCATCTGGTGCAGGAAACTGAAATTCAGGACCCTGGCAGCCGCGGGCGTCCTGCTGTGGGGCTGATGCTGGAAACTGAAGCATGGCACTACTTGTCCGTGCGAATCAGCCGTGGGGAAATTTCACTCGGTCTGCATGATTTAAGCAGCAAACTGATTGTTGAAGATGCCGTTTCGCTCAGTGTTGAAGACACGCAGCCGCTCATCGAGCGGATCATCGCGCAGATCGACCAGTTCTTTATCCGCCATCAGCAAAAGCTCGAACGTCTCACCGCGATTGCCATCACGATGCCCGGGATTATCGACACCAAGCGCGGCATCGTCCATCGCATGCCGTTTTATGATGTCTGTGATATGCCACTTGGCGAGATCCTTGAAAACTACACTGGCGTGCCGGTGTATGTTCAACACGATATCAGCGCGTGGACGATGGCCGAAGGCCTGTTTGGTGCGTCAAAAGGCGCGCGTGATGTGATTCAGGTGGTCATTGATGATAACGTCGGTGCCGGCGTTATTACCGATGGACGCTTGCTTCACGCGGGCAGCAGCAGCCTGGTCGAAATAGGCCATACTCAGGTCGACCCCTACGGCAAGCGCTGCTATTGCGGCAATAACGGTTGCCTTGAAACGATAGCCAGCATCGACAGCGTGCTGGAGTTAGCCCAGTTGCGCATGAGCCAGTCGATGGGCTCCATGCTGCATGAACAGCCGCTCACCGTCGAATCGTTGTGTGATGCCGCGCTCAACGGCGACCTATTAGCGAAAGATATTATTCTCGGGGTAGGCACCAACGTCGGCCGAATACTTGCGATTATGGTCAATTTGTTCCATCCACAAAAAATCCTGATTGGTTCGCCACTCAACCGAGCCGCAGAAATTCTGCATCCGGCGATCACGGATTGCATTCGTCAGCAGTCGTTACCGGCGTATAGCGAGCATATGATTGTCGAAAGCACGCAATATAATCACCGTGGAACCATGGCCGGTGCGGCGCTGGTAAAAGACGCAATGTATAACGGTTCGTTATTGATTCGTCTGCTGCAAGGGTAA
- the clcB gene encoding voltage-gated ClC-type chloride channel ClcB, with protein MHRLHHFPDMKGMLRRLIFAVWIGVASAIVVWLFRQSMYFLEGLFLGDHSGSLVAAAAALPSWRRLLTPALGGLLAGTLLWAWQRATRQRPSAPTDYMEAIETGDGRLDVGASLVKSAASLIVVASGSAIGREGAMVLLATVFASVFAQRCSHKDEWKLWVACGAAAGMASAYHAPLAGSLFIAEILFGTLMLASLGPVVIAAVCALLMTHLLNDEQTLLYTVRALSAPQPVQYLLMASLGLLAGIAGPLFLWLMAQSSKLFQRLQLTPPLQLALGGLLVGLLSLITPLVWGNGYSVVQSFLSQPPALLFVAGILVYKLAAVLASSGSGAPGGVFTPTLFVGAALGMLVGQWFGIWAWSGDNVAILLALTGMATLLAATTHAPIMSTLMVCEMTGEFTLLPGLLVSCVVASALSRWLRPQTVYTQRAAKTG; from the coding sequence ATGCATCGCTTACACCACTTCCCGGACATGAAAGGCATGTTACGGCGGCTGATTTTCGCCGTCTGGATTGGCGTCGCCTCAGCGATAGTCGTCTGGCTGTTTCGCCAGTCGATGTACTTTCTGGAAGGCCTATTTTTGGGCGATCACAGCGGCAGCCTGGTTGCCGCCGCTGCGGCACTGCCATCATGGCGACGATTGCTCACCCCTGCATTGGGTGGGTTGCTTGCCGGTACGCTACTTTGGGCATGGCAACGCGCTACGCGCCAGCGCCCTTCTGCGCCCACTGACTACATGGAAGCCATTGAAACGGGCGACGGACGCTTAGATGTTGGAGCCAGCCTGGTTAAATCGGCAGCCTCGCTGATAGTGGTCGCCAGCGGTAGCGCTATTGGCCGTGAAGGGGCGATGGTGCTACTGGCAACCGTTTTTGCTTCTGTATTCGCACAGCGTTGCTCGCATAAAGACGAATGGAAGTTGTGGGTCGCCTGTGGCGCAGCCGCCGGGATGGCAAGCGCCTATCATGCGCCGCTGGCGGGTAGCTTGTTTATCGCAGAAATTCTGTTTGGCACTCTGATGCTTGCCTCTCTTGGCCCTGTGGTGATTGCCGCCGTCTGCGCCTTGCTGATGACCCACCTATTAAACGACGAGCAAACGCTGCTTTATACTGTCCGCGCACTCAGCGCCCCACAGCCGGTTCAATATCTACTCATGGCGTCGCTCGGCCTGCTTGCGGGTATTGCAGGGCCGCTGTTTCTTTGGTTGATGGCGCAAAGCAGTAAACTATTCCAGCGTTTGCAGTTAACTCCTCCGTTACAACTTGCGTTAGGGGGATTGCTGGTTGGGCTGCTTTCGCTTATCACACCGCTGGTTTGGGGCAATGGTTACAGCGTAGTGCAGTCATTTCTCTCGCAACCGCCTGCGCTGCTGTTCGTGGCAGGGATTCTGGTCTACAAATTGGCGGCGGTACTGGCAAGCAGTGGCTCAGGCGCTCCAGGCGGCGTGTTTACCCCGACGTTATTTGTCGGCGCGGCATTGGGAATGTTAGTGGGGCAATGGTTCGGAATATGGGCGTGGAGCGGGGATAACGTGGCGATTTTGCTGGCGCTCACCGGAATGGCAACGCTTTTGGCTGCCACCACGCATGCACCGATAATGTCTACGCTGATGGTTTGTGAAATGACGGGGGAGTTTACACTGCTCCCCGGTTTACTGGTGTCGTGCGTGGTGGCATCAGCGCTCTCGCGCTGGTTACGCCCGCAGACGGTCTATACTCAACGCGCCGCTAAGACGGGATAA
- a CDS encoding LysR family transcriptional regulator, with product MNIELRHLRYFVAVAEELHFGRAAARLRISQPPLSQQIQILEQQIGARLLARTNRSVSLTAAGRQFLQDARQILSQVEIAAGRAARLHQGEAGELRIGFTSSAPFIKTVSDSLSTFRRSYPDVHLQMREINTREQIAPLNDGELELGLMRNTRLPDTLDWKVVLREPLLAMVHRDNKLAQCAAISLQQLANEPFVFFDPHVGTGLYDDILGLLQRHGITPYITQEVGEAMTIIGLVSAGLGVSILPASFKRVHLSEVVWLPIEESEAQSEMWLVWPKHRELSAAALRISALLTQSIMVLKDD from the coding sequence ATGAATATTGAATTGCGGCATCTGCGTTACTTCGTGGCGGTTGCGGAAGAGCTCCATTTTGGTCGTGCGGCGGCGCGCCTGCGTATTTCACAGCCACCGTTGAGTCAGCAGATTCAAATCCTTGAACAACAAATTGGCGCACGTTTACTGGCGAGAACCAACCGAAGTGTGAGCCTGACCGCTGCGGGGCGTCAGTTTTTGCAGGACGCGCGGCAGATTTTAAGCCAGGTTGAGATCGCTGCCGGGCGGGCAGCCAGGCTGCATCAAGGGGAGGCGGGTGAATTACGCATTGGTTTCACCTCTTCTGCGCCGTTTATCAAAACGGTATCTGACAGCCTGTCGACTTTTCGCCGCAGTTATCCCGATGTGCATTTGCAGATGCGGGAAATTAACACCCGCGAGCAAATCGCACCGCTTAATGACGGTGAACTTGAACTGGGATTAATGCGAAATACGCGGCTTCCGGACACGCTGGACTGGAAGGTGGTGTTGCGGGAACCCCTGCTGGCGATGGTGCACCGCGACAACAAGCTTGCCCAATGCGCGGCGATTTCTCTGCAACAGTTGGCAAACGAACCGTTTGTCTTTTTTGACCCTCATGTCGGAACCGGTCTGTATGACGATATTCTCGGCCTGTTACAGCGTCATGGAATCACACCCTATATCACGCAGGAAGTGGGCGAGGCGATGACAATAATCGGGCTGGTGTCTGCGGGGCTGGGAGTTTCGATTCTTCCGGCATCATTTAAACGTGTTCATTTATCGGAAGTGGTTTGGTTGCCCATCGAAGAGTCCGAGGCGCAGTCAGAAATGTGGTTAGTGTGGCCAAAACATCGCGAATTGTCAGCCGCAGCACTTAGAATCTCCGCCTTGCTGACTCAGTCAATAATGGTTCTAAAAGACGATTAA
- a CDS encoding MFS transporter, with the protein MSRTTLVDTAEAEDVDDRISLQPATYIKRGSPQFMRVTLALFSAGLATFALLYCVQPILPVLSHEFGVSPASSSVSLSVSTAMLAIGLLFTGPLSDAIGRKPVMVTALLLASSCTLLSTMMTSWQGILVMRALIGLSLSGVAAVGMTYLSEEIHPSVVAFSMGLYISGNAIGGMSGRLLSGVLTDFFNWRIAVAGIGCFALASALMFWKILPESRHFRPSSLRPKTLFINFRLHWRDPGLPLLFAQGFLLMGAFVTLFNYIGYRLMQGPWYLSQAVVGLLSVVYLIGTWSSPKAGAMAAKFGRGPVMIFSTAMMLLGLVLTVFSPLAIIFIGMLLFSAGFFAAHSVASGWIGPRAKRAKGQASSLYLFSYYLGSSLAGTCGGIFWHQFGWAGVASFIGTLLVISLLVGTRLHHRAH; encoded by the coding sequence TTGAGCCGTACAACCCTCGTCGACACCGCAGAGGCAGAAGATGTTGACGACAGAATTTCACTCCAGCCTGCCACTTATATTAAACGGGGTTCGCCTCAGTTCATGCGCGTCACTCTGGCGCTATTTTCTGCAGGACTCGCAACCTTTGCGCTACTTTATTGCGTGCAACCCATCCTGCCGGTCCTGTCGCATGAGTTTGGCGTATCCCCCGCCAGTAGCAGCGTTTCCCTTTCGGTTTCTACCGCCATGTTGGCGATTGGGCTGCTGTTTACCGGGCCACTTTCTGATGCCATTGGCCGCAAACCCGTGATGGTGACCGCGTTATTGCTCGCATCAAGCTGCACACTGCTCTCCACCATGATGACCAGTTGGCAGGGGATATTAGTGATGCGCGCCTTGATTGGGTTATCGCTAAGTGGGGTCGCCGCCGTGGGCATGACCTATCTGAGTGAAGAAATTCACCCAAGCGTTGTGGCCTTTTCAATGGGGCTGTATATCAGCGGCAACGCGATTGGAGGCATGAGTGGCCGTCTGTTAAGTGGAGTCCTGACCGATTTCTTTAACTGGCGCATCGCGGTCGCCGGCATCGGCTGTTTCGCCCTGGCCTCAGCCCTCATGTTCTGGAAAATCCTGCCTGAATCCCGACACTTCCGCCCTTCTTCCCTGCGCCCTAAAACCCTGTTTATTAATTTCCGTCTGCACTGGCGTGACCCGGGATTGCCGTTGTTATTCGCTCAGGGCTTTTTACTGATGGGCGCGTTTGTCACCCTGTTCAATTACATTGGTTATCGCTTGATGCAAGGGCCATGGTATTTGAGCCAGGCGGTGGTTGGCTTATTGTCAGTGGTGTATTTAATCGGAACCTGGAGTTCACCCAAAGCCGGAGCGATGGCCGCAAAATTTGGTCGTGGCCCTGTCATGATCTTTTCTACTGCGATGATGCTGCTCGGTTTGGTGCTAACCGTGTTCTCACCCCTTGCGATTATTTTCATCGGGATGCTGCTTTTTTCTGCCGGATTCTTCGCCGCGCACTCGGTCGCCAGTGGCTGGATTGGCCCGCGTGCGAAACGTGCGAAAGGGCAAGCCTCATCATTATATTTGTTTAGTTATTACCTTGGCTCAAGCCTTGCCGGGACGTGTGGTGGGATTTTCTGGCACCAGTTCGGATGGGCCGGTGTGGCGAGTTTTATCGGCACTCTTTTGGTCATCTCATTGTTAGTGGGGACGCGTTTGCATCATCGCGCACATTAA
- the mdtJ gene encoding multidrug/spermidine efflux SMR transporter subunit MdtJ, giving the protein MMIYWILLALAIVAEITGTLSMKWSSVSDDNIGYIFMLLMITLSYILLSFSVKKIALGVAYAMWEGIGILFITLFSVLLFDESISLLKIMGLTTLVVGIALIKSGTATKKEKALKPVKDSQHAVV; this is encoded by the coding sequence ATCATGATCTATTGGATTTTATTAGCACTTGCGATTGTTGCGGAAATTACCGGCACTTTATCGATGAAATGGTCAAGCGTTAGCGATGACAACATCGGGTATATTTTCATGCTGTTAATGATCACGCTATCTTATATTTTATTATCATTTTCGGTTAAAAAAATCGCCCTCGGGGTCGCTTATGCCATGTGGGAAGGCATCGGTATTTTATTTATTACTTTATTCAGTGTTCTGCTGTTTGATGAGTCCATCTCACTTCTGAAAATAATGGGACTCACTACGCTGGTGGTCGGGATTGCGCTGATTAAATCAGGCACCGCCACGAAAAAAGAAAAGGCCTTAAAACCAGTAAAGGATAGTCAACATGCCGTCGTTTGA
- a CDS encoding arylamine N-acetyltransferase family protein, with protein sequence MAFDLQAYFTRIAFQGEAKPNLETLQRIHLLHTCAIPFENIDVLLRREIRLDIDAVFQKLVVAGRGGYCYEQNALLRAALEHIGFVVEDLGARVLIAQPAEMPPRTHRLLLITLNQQRYLADVGFGGKTLTSALRLERDVVQNTDFGDYRLTQIDDDYLLSIQQQDEWLPLYRFDLQPQYASDFEVANHYVSTWPQSHFYHHLMMCLKKADGTTLTQNDWQFNDGQPRTIDDAAELYQLLQDKFGLSVNDPRYGFSLAEFAAINLP encoded by the coding sequence ATGGCTTTTGACCTTCAGGCGTATTTTACTCGCATCGCTTTCCAGGGCGAGGCAAAACCGAACCTCGAAACCTTACAACGCATTCATCTGCTGCATACGTGCGCGATACCGTTTGAAAATATAGATGTGTTACTAAGGCGTGAAATCCGCTTAGATATAGACGCCGTTTTTCAAAAACTTGTGGTCGCCGGGCGGGGTGGATACTGCTACGAGCAAAACGCATTGCTGCGTGCGGCGCTTGAGCATATCGGTTTTGTGGTTGAAGACCTGGGTGCCCGAGTGTTGATAGCACAACCCGCCGAGATGCCGCCTCGCACGCATCGCTTGTTACTTATCACTCTAAACCAGCAACGCTACCTCGCGGATGTGGGTTTTGGTGGCAAAACACTGACGTCTGCGTTGCGTCTCGAACGAGATGTGGTGCAGAACACCGACTTTGGTGATTATCGGTTGACGCAAATCGATGACGATTATCTGCTGAGTATTCAACAACAGGATGAATGGCTGCCGTTGTATCGATTTGATTTACAGCCCCAGTACGCATCAGACTTCGAGGTCGCCAACCATTATGTTTCGACCTGGCCTCAATCGCATTTCTATCATCATTTAATGATGTGTTTGAAAAAAGCCGATGGCACCACGTTGACGCAAAATGACTGGCAATTTAACGACGGGCAACCGCGAACGATAGACGATGCAGCGGAGTTGTATCAGTTGCTTCAGGATAAATTTGGTCTGAGCGTCAATGACCCGCGCTATGGTTTCAGCCTTGCGGAATTTGCGGCGATTAATCTACCTTAG
- a CDS encoding trypsin-like serine peptidase, translating into MRKKVVMLLGVLCFLPALSHADGESAADVKTLFFGKDDRTRVTDPASSPWDAIGQLETASGNLCTATLISPHLALTAGHCLLQPPRGTPDKAIALRFVSHKGTWRYEIHGIEGRVESTLGRRLKPDGEGWIVPPGAAPHDFGLIVLHNPPSGITPLPLFEGDRDALTEALKNQNRKVTQSGYPEDHLDSLYTHNDCLITGWAQKTVLSHQCDTLPGDSGSPLMLKTENGWQLIAVQSSAPAAKDRYRADNRAISVTGFRDQLQKLANQ; encoded by the coding sequence ATGCGCAAAAAAGTTGTGATGCTGTTAGGAGTGTTGTGTTTTTTACCGGCCCTTTCCCACGCTGATGGCGAGAGCGCAGCTGACGTCAAAACGCTGTTTTTTGGTAAGGATGACCGCACGCGAGTTACCGATCCTGCAAGTTCTCCGTGGGATGCCATTGGCCAGCTTGAGACTGCCAGTGGTAATTTGTGTACCGCAACCTTAATTTCCCCCCACCTCGCATTGACCGCGGGACATTGCTTGCTGCAACCGCCGCGCGGAACACCTGACAAAGCCATTGCTTTGCGATTTGTCTCGCATAAGGGAACGTGGCGCTACGAAATTCATGGCATTGAAGGACGAGTGGAATCCACGCTTGGTCGTCGTCTGAAACCTGATGGAGAGGGATGGATTGTCCCGCCGGGTGCGGCTCCCCATGATTTTGGCCTGATTGTGTTGCACAACCCACCATCCGGTATCACGCCGTTGCCACTGTTTGAAGGCGACCGCGATGCGCTCACCGAAGCACTCAAAAACCAGAATCGAAAAGTCACGCAATCAGGTTATCCGGAAGATCATCTGGACTCCCTTTATACCCATAACGATTGCCTGATTACGGGCTGGGCGCAGAAAACGGTACTTTCACATCAGTGCGATACTTTGCCTGGGGACAGCGGCTCACCGTTAATGCTGAAAACAGAAAATGGCTGGCAATTAATTGCCGTACAAAGTTCGGCACCTGCGGCGAAAGATCGCTATCGCGCCGACAACCGCGCCATTTCGGTGACCGGTTTTCGTGATCAATTACAGAAATTAGCCAATCAATAA